From Mustela nigripes isolate SB6536 chromosome 13, MUSNIG.SB6536, whole genome shotgun sequence, one genomic window encodes:
- the FAM161B gene encoding protein FAM161B isoform X1 encodes MTIGRAAGAFSGGAQWSRQVFPPKSSSDSETEEELSGDGPVLPRAGKLDDFLSPEDLTLSDSDSTGSFSEYLEVLKQKGRWCLLESLFQSDPDSGENFSEDEDLESFFQDKGRGKPQVQDPLSARCSSTRRCSSLSSLPSDDPNSQPQPPPGSRPPSQHRSISSWVSSITVPRPFRMTLREAQKKAQWLASPASFEQERKQAQRQGQEEAECHRQFRAQPVPAHVYLPLYREITERSEARRQAGIQKRKELLLSSLKPFSFLVKEEQRKEAAKQRELAATAKAKVPKQKATRRIPKSILEPALGDKLQEAELLRKIRIQMRALDMLQKAASPIAPSGGRVGPQPRAATRTQKEKLAFLHTDFGFQPRVNPAVPDYEGLYRAFQRRAAKRRDTREGTRNKPFLLRTGSLCRTPRSCDAATSGGRRDSPQPPATPLPRSRSLSGLASLSANTLPVHITDATRKRESAVRSSLEKKDRADESTQWLEMHKKKCQAMSKSVTFRAKAMDPHQSLEEVFKAKLKENRNNDRKRAKEYKKELEEMKKRIETRPYLFEQVSKDLARKAAEQRYRDTLKQAGLDEDFVRSKGQGSRDEQRRGPSEGRDCPSTHETTKLSTRNPQQDLEESLQEPTSPKKELEELSYELLDNCKSLA; translated from the exons ATGACCATCGGGAGGGCTGCAGGAGCCTTCAGTGGAGGCGCTCAGTGGAGCCGTCag GTGTTTCCCCCCAAATCCTCCTCGGACTCGGAGACAGAAGAGGAGCTGTCTGGGGACGGACCGGTTTTGCCCAGGGCTGGCAAACTGGATGACTTCCTCAGCCCAGAGGACTTGACGCTTTCGGATTCCGACTCAACTGGGAGCTTTTCCGAGTACCTGGAGGTACtaaagcagaaaggcaggtggtGCCTGTTGGAATCCCTTTTTCAGTCTGACCCGGACAGTGGTGAGAACTTCTCCGAAGATGAGGACCTGGAGAGTTTCTTCCAAGACAAAGGCAGGGGGAAGCCACAGGTCCAGGACCCACTGTCTGCGAG GTGCAGCTCGACGAGGCGCTGCAGCTCCCTGAGCAGCCTTCCCTCCGACGATCCTAACAGTCAGCCCCAGCCACCCCCAGGCTCCAGGCCCCCCTCGCAGCACAGAAGCATCAGCTCCTGGGTGTCGTCCATCACGGTCCCCCGGCCGTTCCGCATGACACTGCGTGAGGCCCAGAAGAAGGCCCAGTGGctggcctcccctgcctcctttgagcaggagaggaagcaggcccagcggcaggggcaggaggaggccgAGTGCCACCGGCAGTTCCGGGCGCAGCCAGTGCCCGCGCACGTCTACCTGCCCCTCTACCGGGAGATCACGGAGCGCAGCGAGGCCCGCAGGCAGGCAGGGatccagaagaggaaggaactgCTCCTCTCCTCCTTGAAGCCCTTCAGCTTCCTAgtgaaggaggagcagagaaaggaagcCGCTAAGCAGAGGGAGCTGGCCGCCACAGCCAAGGCCAAGGTCCCCAAGCAGAAGGCCACCAGAAGGATTCCCAAGTCCATTCTGGAGCCAGCCCTCGGGGACAAACTGCAAG AAGCGGAACTCTTAAGGAAAATTCGCATCCAGATGAGAGCCCTAGACATGCTCCAGAAGGCCGCCTCCCCGATCGCCCCCTCCGGGGGCCGGGTGGGCCCACAGCCCCGCGCGGCTACCCGAACCCAGAAGGAAAAGCTTGCGTTTCTGCACACGGACTTTGGATTCCAGCCTCGTGTGAATCCTGCCGTCCCTGACTACGAAGGCCTTTACAGGGCCTTCCAGAGAAGAGCTGCCAAGAGAAGGGACACCAGAGAGGGGACTCGCAACAAGCCCTTCTTGCTGAGGACCGGCAGCCTGTGTCGCACTCCGCGGTCCTGTGATGCCGCCACatctggagggaggagg GACTCTCCACAGCCACCAGCCACACCCCTGCCAAGGAGCCGTTCTCTGAGCGGCCTTGCTTCCCTCTCCGCCAACACCCTCCCTGTGCACATCACAGATGCCACCAGGAAGAGGGAATCTGCAGTCAG AAGTTCACTTGAAAAAAAGGACAGAGCAGATGAGAGTACTCAGTGGTTGGAGATGCACAAAAAGAAGTGTCAAGCGATGTCTAAATCCGTGACCTTTCGTGCCAAAGCCATGGATCCCCATCAAAGCCTGGAGGAAGTGTTCAAAGCAAAGCTGAAAGAGAATCG GAACAATGACCGTAAAAGAGCAAAAGAGTATAAGAAAGAattggaagaaatgaagaagagaataGAGACAAGACCCTACCTCTTTGAACAAGTTAGCAAG GACCTTGCCAGGAAAGCTGCAGAACAACGGTATCGAGACACCCTGAAGCAGGCTGGGCTCGATGAAGACTTTGTGAGGAGCAAGGGTCAGGGCAGCCGGGATGAACAGCGGCGGGGGCCGTCAGAAGGCCGTGATTGTCCCAG CACCCATGAAACTACAAAACTCAGCACCAGAAATCCACAGCAGGATTTAGAAGAATCTCTACAAGAGCCTACAAGTCCCAAGAAAGAACTGGAAGAGCTGTCTTACGAACTACTAGATAATTGCAAATCACTTGCTTAA
- the FAM161B gene encoding protein FAM161B isoform X3, whose amino-acid sequence MAGQLLSPSRCSSTRRCSSLSSLPSDDPNSQPQPPPGSRPPSQHRSISSWVSSITVPRPFRMTLREAQKKAQWLASPASFEQERKQAQRQGQEEAECHRQFRAQPVPAHVYLPLYREITERSEARRQAGIQKRKELLLSSLKPFSFLVKEEQRKEAAKQRELAATAKAKVPKQKATRRIPKSILEPALGDKLQEAELLRKIRIQMRALDMLQKAASPIAPSGGRVGPQPRAATRTQKEKLAFLHTDFGFQPRVNPAVPDYEGLYRAFQRRAAKRRDTREGTRNKPFLLRTGSLCRTPRSCDAATSGGRRDSPQPPATPLPRSRSLSGLASLSANTLPVHITDATRKRESAVRSSLEKKDRADESTQWLEMHKKKCQAMSKSVTFRAKAMDPHQSLEEVFKAKLKENRNNDRKRAKEYKKELEEMKKRIETRPYLFEQVSKDLARKAAEQRYRDTLKQAGLDEDFVRSKGQGSRDEQRRGPSEGRDCPSTHETTKLSTRNPQQDLEESLQEPTSPKKELEELSYELLDNCKSLA is encoded by the exons ATGGCTG GGCAGCTGCTTTCTCCCTCCAGGTGCAGCTCGACGAGGCGCTGCAGCTCCCTGAGCAGCCTTCCCTCCGACGATCCTAACAGTCAGCCCCAGCCACCCCCAGGCTCCAGGCCCCCCTCGCAGCACAGAAGCATCAGCTCCTGGGTGTCGTCCATCACGGTCCCCCGGCCGTTCCGCATGACACTGCGTGAGGCCCAGAAGAAGGCCCAGTGGctggcctcccctgcctcctttgagcaggagaggaagcaggcccagcggcaggggcaggaggaggccgAGTGCCACCGGCAGTTCCGGGCGCAGCCAGTGCCCGCGCACGTCTACCTGCCCCTCTACCGGGAGATCACGGAGCGCAGCGAGGCCCGCAGGCAGGCAGGGatccagaagaggaaggaactgCTCCTCTCCTCCTTGAAGCCCTTCAGCTTCCTAgtgaaggaggagcagagaaaggaagcCGCTAAGCAGAGGGAGCTGGCCGCCACAGCCAAGGCCAAGGTCCCCAAGCAGAAGGCCACCAGAAGGATTCCCAAGTCCATTCTGGAGCCAGCCCTCGGGGACAAACTGCAAG AAGCGGAACTCTTAAGGAAAATTCGCATCCAGATGAGAGCCCTAGACATGCTCCAGAAGGCCGCCTCCCCGATCGCCCCCTCCGGGGGCCGGGTGGGCCCACAGCCCCGCGCGGCTACCCGAACCCAGAAGGAAAAGCTTGCGTTTCTGCACACGGACTTTGGATTCCAGCCTCGTGTGAATCCTGCCGTCCCTGACTACGAAGGCCTTTACAGGGCCTTCCAGAGAAGAGCTGCCAAGAGAAGGGACACCAGAGAGGGGACTCGCAACAAGCCCTTCTTGCTGAGGACCGGCAGCCTGTGTCGCACTCCGCGGTCCTGTGATGCCGCCACatctggagggaggagg GACTCTCCACAGCCACCAGCCACACCCCTGCCAAGGAGCCGTTCTCTGAGCGGCCTTGCTTCCCTCTCCGCCAACACCCTCCCTGTGCACATCACAGATGCCACCAGGAAGAGGGAATCTGCAGTCAG AAGTTCACTTGAAAAAAAGGACAGAGCAGATGAGAGTACTCAGTGGTTGGAGATGCACAAAAAGAAGTGTCAAGCGATGTCTAAATCCGTGACCTTTCGTGCCAAAGCCATGGATCCCCATCAAAGCCTGGAGGAAGTGTTCAAAGCAAAGCTGAAAGAGAATCG GAACAATGACCGTAAAAGAGCAAAAGAGTATAAGAAAGAattggaagaaatgaagaagagaataGAGACAAGACCCTACCTCTTTGAACAAGTTAGCAAG GACCTTGCCAGGAAAGCTGCAGAACAACGGTATCGAGACACCCTGAAGCAGGCTGGGCTCGATGAAGACTTTGTGAGGAGCAAGGGTCAGGGCAGCCGGGATGAACAGCGGCGGGGGCCGTCAGAAGGCCGTGATTGTCCCAG CACCCATGAAACTACAAAACTCAGCACCAGAAATCCACAGCAGGATTTAGAAGAATCTCTACAAGAGCCTACAAGTCCCAAGAAAGAACTGGAAGAGCTGTCTTACGAACTACTAGATAATTGCAAATCACTTGCTTAA
- the FAM161B gene encoding protein FAM161B isoform X2: MQGARLAQSVEWAALDLRDVSSSPRCSSTRRCSSLSSLPSDDPNSQPQPPPGSRPPSQHRSISSWVSSITVPRPFRMTLREAQKKAQWLASPASFEQERKQAQRQGQEEAECHRQFRAQPVPAHVYLPLYREITERSEARRQAGIQKRKELLLSSLKPFSFLVKEEQRKEAAKQRELAATAKAKVPKQKATRRIPKSILEPALGDKLQEAELLRKIRIQMRALDMLQKAASPIAPSGGRVGPQPRAATRTQKEKLAFLHTDFGFQPRVNPAVPDYEGLYRAFQRRAAKRRDTREGTRNKPFLLRTGSLCRTPRSCDAATSGGRRDSPQPPATPLPRSRSLSGLASLSANTLPVHITDATRKRESAVRSSLEKKDRADESTQWLEMHKKKCQAMSKSVTFRAKAMDPHQSLEEVFKAKLKENRNNDRKRAKEYKKELEEMKKRIETRPYLFEQVSKDLARKAAEQRYRDTLKQAGLDEDFVRSKGQGSRDEQRRGPSEGRDCPSTHETTKLSTRNPQQDLEESLQEPTSPKKELEELSYELLDNCKSLA; this comes from the exons ATGCagggtgccaggctggctcagtcggtggagtgggcagctcttgatctcagggatgtgagttccAGCCCGAG GTGCAGCTCGACGAGGCGCTGCAGCTCCCTGAGCAGCCTTCCCTCCGACGATCCTAACAGTCAGCCCCAGCCACCCCCAGGCTCCAGGCCCCCCTCGCAGCACAGAAGCATCAGCTCCTGGGTGTCGTCCATCACGGTCCCCCGGCCGTTCCGCATGACACTGCGTGAGGCCCAGAAGAAGGCCCAGTGGctggcctcccctgcctcctttgagcaggagaggaagcaggcccagcggcaggggcaggaggaggccgAGTGCCACCGGCAGTTCCGGGCGCAGCCAGTGCCCGCGCACGTCTACCTGCCCCTCTACCGGGAGATCACGGAGCGCAGCGAGGCCCGCAGGCAGGCAGGGatccagaagaggaaggaactgCTCCTCTCCTCCTTGAAGCCCTTCAGCTTCCTAgtgaaggaggagcagagaaaggaagcCGCTAAGCAGAGGGAGCTGGCCGCCACAGCCAAGGCCAAGGTCCCCAAGCAGAAGGCCACCAGAAGGATTCCCAAGTCCATTCTGGAGCCAGCCCTCGGGGACAAACTGCAAG AAGCGGAACTCTTAAGGAAAATTCGCATCCAGATGAGAGCCCTAGACATGCTCCAGAAGGCCGCCTCCCCGATCGCCCCCTCCGGGGGCCGGGTGGGCCCACAGCCCCGCGCGGCTACCCGAACCCAGAAGGAAAAGCTTGCGTTTCTGCACACGGACTTTGGATTCCAGCCTCGTGTGAATCCTGCCGTCCCTGACTACGAAGGCCTTTACAGGGCCTTCCAGAGAAGAGCTGCCAAGAGAAGGGACACCAGAGAGGGGACTCGCAACAAGCCCTTCTTGCTGAGGACCGGCAGCCTGTGTCGCACTCCGCGGTCCTGTGATGCCGCCACatctggagggaggagg GACTCTCCACAGCCACCAGCCACACCCCTGCCAAGGAGCCGTTCTCTGAGCGGCCTTGCTTCCCTCTCCGCCAACACCCTCCCTGTGCACATCACAGATGCCACCAGGAAGAGGGAATCTGCAGTCAG AAGTTCACTTGAAAAAAAGGACAGAGCAGATGAGAGTACTCAGTGGTTGGAGATGCACAAAAAGAAGTGTCAAGCGATGTCTAAATCCGTGACCTTTCGTGCCAAAGCCATGGATCCCCATCAAAGCCTGGAGGAAGTGTTCAAAGCAAAGCTGAAAGAGAATCG GAACAATGACCGTAAAAGAGCAAAAGAGTATAAGAAAGAattggaagaaatgaagaagagaataGAGACAAGACCCTACCTCTTTGAACAAGTTAGCAAG GACCTTGCCAGGAAAGCTGCAGAACAACGGTATCGAGACACCCTGAAGCAGGCTGGGCTCGATGAAGACTTTGTGAGGAGCAAGGGTCAGGGCAGCCGGGATGAACAGCGGCGGGGGCCGTCAGAAGGCCGTGATTGTCCCAG CACCCATGAAACTACAAAACTCAGCACCAGAAATCCACAGCAGGATTTAGAAGAATCTCTACAAGAGCCTACAAGTCCCAAGAAAGAACTGGAAGAGCTGTCTTACGAACTACTAGATAATTGCAAATCACTTGCTTAA